One region of Culex pipiens pallens isolate TS chromosome 2, TS_CPP_V2, whole genome shotgun sequence genomic DNA includes:
- the LOC128092805 gene encoding uncharacterized protein LOC128092805 — protein GEGGGVGVGGGGGGGGGGGGGGGGVWGGGGGGGGGGGGGGGVGGGGGGGWGGGGGGGVGGGGGGGGGGGGGGGGGGGGGGGGGGGGGGGGGGVGGRRGSWGGGGGGGGGGGWGGRGGGGWGGGGGGGGGGGGGGGGGGGGRRGGGGGGGGGWGGGGGGGGVVGEGGGGGGGGGGGGRGGGGGGG, from the exons ggtgagggggggggggtgggggtggggggggggggggggggggggggagggggggggggggggggggggggggtgtgggggggtggggggggggggggggggggggggggggggggggggggggtggggggggggggggggggggggtggggggggggtgggggggggggggtggggggggggggggggggtgggggtggggggggggggggggggggggggggggggggtggggggggggggggggggggggggggggggggggggggggggggggtgggggggaggaggggaagttgggg gggggggggggggggtggggggggtggggggtggggggggagaggggggggggggtggggggggggggggggggggggggggggggggggtggggggggggggggggggggtggggggaggcgtggggggggtgggggaggggggggtggttgggggggtggggggggggg ggggggggtggtgggggaggggggggggggggggggtgggggtggggggggggggagggggggtggggggggagggggg
- the LOC120431247 gene encoding 39S ribosomal protein L12, mitochondrial — MLKLRAVLGLTRASLRHISSTGGVRNAEAAVASSADKLTIPVPEGVDKPANPKLVSIVDNIAALNLLEVSELSGLLKKRLNLPDAALMPAGFAAAPMAAAPVDEEEAAPKVVKTSFKVKLVKFDEKQKVALIKEVKNLLEGMNLVQAKKFVESAPTIVKEDIPKEEAEKLKEAFTKVGAVIEIE; from the coding sequence ATGCTGAAGCTACGTGCCGTGCTCGGTCTTACCCGTGCCAGTTTGCGTCACATTTCTTCCACCGGGGGCGTCCGGAACGCGGAAGCCGCTGTTGCCTCATCGGCGGACAAACTGACGATTCCCGTTCCGGAGGGTGTCGATAAGCCGGCCAACCCAAAGCTGGTCTCGATTGTGGACAACATTGCCGCCCTGAACCTGCTCGAAGTTTCCGAACTGAGTGGGCTGCTCAAGAAGCGATTGAACCTGCCCGATGCTGCCCTGATGCCGGCCGGATTTGCCGCCGCTCCGATGGCGGCCGCACCCGTCGACGAAGAAGAAGCCGCCCCGAAGGTGGTCAAGACGAGCTTTAAGGTGAAACTGGTTAAGTTCGACGAGAAGCAGAAGGTGGCGCTAATCAAGGAGGTCAAGAACCTGCTCGAGGGCATGAACCTGGTCCAGGCGAAAAAGTTCGTCGAAAGTGCGCCCACGATTGTGAAAGAGGACATTCCCAAGGAAGAGGCCGAGAAGCTGAAGGAAGCGTTCACCAAAGTTGGAGCAGTCATCGAGATAGAGTAA
- the LOC120431245 gene encoding uncharacterized protein LOC120431245 codes for MSESDEMISYEGSQPEGFQPVASSQDFEQLEILREEVNVPLHEPLPVDYNVAFSDVPDDLASSSSEPEASCSAVKTTGRKRKNQATDDATGTKRRGENFVYRFKGDILVKNFKGQKIPDRCGEVSVESKKVAEISAGIWEQCRGKVYRGVTFHDSPHEIIAAEEDRSIAIVKWDDELPNFENRGRFMYFLDVKSKRSHRPDKVDSKTLLSWEGKEISVVILKYSDAVTTLKRWNTVQNNLLRPKEKDRAGAASVSAVNAVQAELKKQHGKYLCAENVGWYCWASFICEKPLDERDELISSAPPTHLVDLFTTVPVHSDVLLDKARLDLQVANTVNEAYGQILPKLNEDIAQVQQIFDVMRARIKQLEEKRDDYERMLKAMSGTVSVKENRHSLLLANTVTNCVDDDHASDDDADQQDNNLQGHDQQVEGLLGDL; via the exons ATGTCGGAATCTGATGAAATGATTTCCTATGAGGGATCTCAACCCGAGGGATTTCAGCCGGTTGCCTCTTCGCAGGACTTTGAGCAGTTGGAAATTCTGCGCGAAGAGGTTAACGTTCCGTTGCATGAGCCACTTCCGGTTGACTACAATGTGGCTTTTTCGGATGTGCCAGACGATTTGGCAAGCAGCAGCAGTGAACCGGAAGCATCCTGTTCCGCCGTTAAAACGACCGGTCGCAAACGGAAG AACCAGGCCACCGACGATGCTACCGGAACGAAAAGACGCGGTGAGAACTTCGTTTACCGTTTCAAGGGTgatattttggtgaaaaatttCAAAGGGCAGAAGATTCCCGACCGCTGTGGAGAGGTCAGCGTGGAGTCGAAAAAAGTTGCCGAAATCTCGGCGGGCATCTGGGAGCAGTGTCGCGGAAAAGTTTATCGTGGTGTCACTTTCCATGATTCTCCGCACGAAATTATTGCAGCCGAAGAAGATCGTTCTATTGCGATCGTCAAGTGGGACGATGAACTTCCCAATTTCGAGAACCGCGGACGGTTCATGTACTTCCTGGACGTTAAGAGCAAGCGAAGCCACCGACCAGACAAGGTTGACTCGAAGACGCTTCTTAGCTGGGAGGGAAAGGAGATCTCGGTTGTTATCCTGAAGTACTCCGATGCGGTCACCACGCTCAAACGGTGGAATACGGTCCAGAATAATCTGCTGCGTCCGAAGGAAAAAGACAGAGCCGGTGCTGCCTCTGTGTCGGCCGTTAACGCCGTTCAAGCTGAGTTGAAGAAGCAACACGGGAAGTATTTGTGTGCAGAAAACGTTGGTTGGTATTGCTGGGCAAGCTTTATCTGTGAAAAGCCGTTGGACGAACGTGATGAGCTCATCAGCAGCGCTCCACCTACACATCTTGTCGATTTATTCACTACTGTTCCCGTTCACAGCGACGTGCTCCTTGACAAGGCAAGATTGGATCTTCAAGTCGCAAACACCGTAAACGAAGCTTATGGTCAGATTCTGCCAAAGCTTAATGAAGATATTGCGCAGGTGCAGCAAATCTTTGATGTGATGCGCGCACGCATCAAGCAACTCGAAGAGAAACGCGATGATTATGAGAGAATGCTTAAAGCCATGAGTGGTACAGTTTCAGTCAAGGAAAATCGGCATTCCCTTTTACTGGCTAATACTGTCACCAATTGTGTTGATGATGATCATGCGAGTGATGATGATGCTGATCAACAAGATAATAATCTACAGGGTCATGATCAGCAAGTTGAGGGTCTGCTAGGCGATTTGTGA